One Salvelinus namaycush isolate Seneca chromosome 4, SaNama_1.0, whole genome shotgun sequence genomic window carries:
- the LOC120046316 gene encoding next to BRCA1 gene 1 protein-like isoform X4, whose translation MLMQCCLNVVVKDNKLTKPEDKPPPAWFRSYMEKFKDEVVKEVVEKMCNDFSGQCCTHKAPDPDGPLEALGAVGGVNVKKPKISSSSTGPPSYTSLGYTPDCSKCKRPASDGAYQCSVCPSCILCELCRHGHDPSHNLVRTKTPLSIPEHGMSGELRFPRRGDRTVRKAERQRLKAESRQLKAEVKEIKKKLRLEKRGLQWSSPATTFARSNMAATQAPALAPDPAATQAPEPSQGPAPDSQASSPEGPEVSHTTLVPTMAALFLDENLPDGTCLEPGTKFIKYWKMRNSGTINWTSETKLKCMWGNLALASEEKREVAVPLLQPGQVGVVSVAFVAPVMEGPYTSHWRLAHCGEQFGPRVWCSIVVAPSTSRNTNCPQSKCLKDEPRPVVVEKVEGRSSSRDNGLAMSVDYCHRDYYLPSVDLLTAQDLLSFELLDMNIVQELEKVPNNTPVDLTPCMSPLPHDGPLLENPDPALFQDITETNRVNNLLGVKRENSDPLGHEDGDEGDISGSQFVCETVIRSLALEEAPDHKPPRRHQPSYCKPKALPAVALGPVFDYERKVLDTAVRVSGPDVLMMGVMRGQGSPPGLPQITLSEEETVPEVLLAPEVENVYMELHELKEEDKEDKKARNNVNEEDEEDEKNENYDEMEEDETADWDEVSSQISTLSSSSCEDYVIVLPDCFDTSRPLGESMYNSALSEPVTTAAAEQEEDSDSEREELDRATPEGERQEAAGAAALVTEAPIHSSVNQMLCASQTLDAVPLTPEVVPPPVPLLSPQALYTHRSEAVHVAEPTSQQASGPVEPCEPAVHLNVSSQTRLAGSDSVLETYNSRPRSYPHRRGQGGMTEGLVKGALSVAASAYKALFTGQSCSTKRGVDPASQDASMMAVLLEMGFGDQRLNQQLLRKHKHNLLHTVNELVAKADYEWGAATRY comes from the exons ATGTTGATGCAATGTTGTCTGAAT GTGGTTGTGAAGGACAACAAATTGACCAAGCCAGAGGATAAGCCTCCCCCAGCTTGGTTCAGATCTTACATGGAAAAA TTCAAGGATGAGGTGGTAAAGGAGGTAGTGGAGAAAATGTGTAACGACTTCTCTGGCCAGTGCTGCACCCACAAGGCTCCTGACCCCGACGGGCCCCTCGAGGCCCTTGGAGCAGTAGGTGGAGTCAATGTCAAGAAGCCAAAGATCAGCTCCTCCTCCACCGGGCCCCCTTCCTACACTTCATTGGGCTATACTCCTGACTGCAGCAAATGCAAGAGACCAGCCTCTGATGGAGCGTATCAGTGCAG tgtgtgtccatCCTGCATCTTATGTGAGCTGTGTCGACACGGCCACGACCCCAGCCACAACCTGGTGAGAACTAAAACGCCCCTCTCCATCCCTGAGCATGGCATGTCAGGAGAATTAAG GTTCCCAAGGCGAGGAGACAGGACGGTGCGCAAGGCTGAGCGTCAGCGCCTCAAAGCTGAGAGTAGGCAGCTCAAGGCCGAGGTGAAGGAGATCAAGAAGAAGCTGAGGCTGGAAAAGAGGGGCCTGCAATGGAGCAGCCCTGCCACTACCTTCGCCAGATCCAATATGGCTGCCACCCAGGCTCCAGCCCTGGCCCCTGATCCTGCTGCTACCCAGGCCCCAGAACCATCCCAAGGTCCTGCCCCAGACTCCCAGGCCTCCAGTCCAGA GGGTCCCGAGGTCTCCCACACCACCTTGGTGCCCACTATGGCTGCCTTGTTTCTGGATGAAAATCTGCCTGATGGGACCTGCCTAGAGCCCGGCACCAAGTTCATCAAGTACTGGAAGATGAGGAACTCGGGCACCATCAACTGGACCTCGGAGACCAAG cTGAAGTGCATGTGGGGTAACCTGGCCCTGGCGTCGGAGGAAAAGCGCGAGGTGGCCGTGCCCCTGCTGCAGCCGGGCCAGGTGGGCGTGGTCAGTGTGGCCTTCGTTGCCCCGGTGATGGAGGGCCCCTACACCTCCCACTGGCGCCTGGCGCACTGCGGAGAGCAGTTTGGCCCCCGCGTGTGGTGCAGCATCGTGGTGGCCCCCAGCACCAGCAGAAACACCAACTGTCCTCAGAGCAAATGCCTG AAGGACGAGCCCAGGCCTGTGGTTGTGGAGAAGGTGGAGGGGAGGTCCAGCTCCAGGGACAATGGTCTGGCCATGTCTGTAGACTACTGCCACAGAGACTACTACTTACCCTCTGTAGACCTGCTCACTGCACAG GATCTGTTGTCCTTTGAATTGCTGGATATGAACATTGTACAAGAGTTGGAGAAAGTACCAAACAACACTCCAGTTG ATCTGACcccctgtatgtcccctctgCCCCACGACGGCCCTCTTCTGGAGAACCCAGACCCCGCTCTGTTCCAAGACATCACTGAGACGAACAGGGTCAATAACCTGCTGG GTGTGAAGAGGGAGAACTCGGACCCCCTTGGCCACGAGGATGGGGACGAGGGGGACATCAGCGGGTCCCAGTTTGTGTGTGAGACGGTGATCCGCTCCCTCGCCCTGGAGGAGGCTCCCGACCACAAGCCCCCGCGCAGACATCAACCCAGCTACTGCAAGCCCAAAG CACTCCCAGCTGTAGCCCTGGGACCTGTCTTTGACTATGAGAGGAAAGTACTTGACACTGCAGTAAGAGTGTCAGGACCAGATGTGCTGATGATGGGGGTTATGAGAGGTCAAGGTTCACCTCCAGGCCTTCCCCAGATCACACTGTCAGAGGAGGAGACCGTCCCAG AGGTGCTTCTGGCCCCAGAGGTTGAAAATGTGTACATGGAGCTGCATGAACTGAAGGAGGAGGACAAGGAAGACAAAAAAGCCAGAAATAATGTGAACGAGGAGGATGAAGAAGATGAAAAGAATGAGAACTACGATGAGATGGAAGAAGACGAGACAGCAGACTGGGACGAGGTGAGCAGCCAGATATCCACCTTGTCCTCGTCCTCCTGCGAGGACTACGTCATCGTTCTGCCCGACTGCTTCGACACCAGTCGGCCGCTGGGCGAGTCCATGTACAACTCCGCCCTCTCGGAGCCTGTTACTACTGCAGCCGCGGAGCAGGAGGAGGATTCCGACTCGGAGCGTGAGGAACTGGACAGGGCCACCCCAGAGGGGGAGAGGCAAGAAGCGGCCGGGGCTGCAGCCTTAGTCACGGAGGCTCCAATCCACAGCAGTGTCAACCAGATGCTGTGTGCCTCCCAGACACTGGACGCCGTGCCCCTCACCCCCGAGGTGGTGCCCCCGCCCGTCCCTCTCCTGTCCCCACAGGCCCtgtacacacacag GTCTGAAGCGGTCCATGTTGCAGAGCCAACGAGTCAACAAGCTTCTGGACCAGTAGAACCATGCGAACCAGCGGTCCATTTAAATG TATCTAGTCAAACCAGACTGGCAGGCTCAGACAGTGTCTTGGAGACGTACAACTCCAGACCCCGCAGCTACCCCCACCGAAG GGGCCAAGGCGGTATGACAGAGGGACTTGTCAAGGGGGCTTTGTCAGTGGCAGCGTCTGCCTACAAGGCTCTCTTCACTGGACAGAGCTGCTCCACAAAG CGTGGTGTGGACCCGGCCAGCCAGGACGCCTCCATGATGGCTGTGCTGCTGGAGATGGGCTTCGGGGACCAGCGGCTCAATCAGCAGCTGCTGAGGAAGCACAAACACAACCTGCTGCACACTGTCAATGAGCTGGTCGCCAAGGCCGACTACGAATGGGGCGCCGCCACACGCTACTGA